A stretch of the Nitrospinaceae bacterium genome encodes the following:
- a CDS encoding NADPH:quinone reductase: MKAMRVHAYSDTLKEPMVLDDIPVPSPGPGEVLVKVKAIGVNPVDLSIRRGLPNYVSHLKLPHVLGSEISGEVEACGEGVSNFSKGEKVFGYCSTRDAYSEYALLRENCASLMPEGVSFTEAAALSVGFQTAWHALVIQAKVTAGETVLVHGGAGGVGIATIQLAKALGCRVLTTVSSKEKAEFCLSYGADETINYREEDFPSRVMALTGDVGVNVIVDVAACENFSKNLEAAAVKGRVVIVGMGTGKGPMTTVNVSGMMGKNLAVYGISARNLTPVISEVIAGLNKMWKTHNLRVPVDREMPFEQANECHDVLLSGKFFGKLVLTF, translated from the coding sequence ATGAAAGCGATGAGAGTGCATGCATACAGCGACACGTTGAAAGAGCCCATGGTTCTCGATGATATACCGGTGCCCTCCCCCGGGCCGGGCGAGGTTTTGGTCAAGGTGAAGGCCATCGGCGTGAACCCGGTTGATCTTTCGATACGAAGAGGGCTGCCCAACTATGTTTCTCATCTTAAACTGCCCCATGTGCTGGGTAGTGAAATTTCCGGCGAAGTGGAGGCGTGCGGCGAGGGGGTATCAAACTTCTCGAAGGGTGAAAAAGTTTTTGGCTATTGCTCGACAAGAGATGCTTATTCCGAATACGCATTGTTGAGAGAAAATTGCGCCTCGCTCATGCCCGAGGGCGTGTCGTTCACAGAGGCGGCGGCGCTTTCTGTGGGCTTTCAAACTGCCTGGCACGCTCTGGTTATTCAGGCAAAAGTTACGGCGGGCGAGACAGTGCTCGTCCATGGCGGGGCTGGTGGCGTGGGTATCGCCACCATTCAACTGGCCAAAGCGCTTGGCTGCCGCGTTCTCACGACTGTGAGCTCAAAGGAGAAGGCCGAATTTTGTCTCTCCTATGGCGCAGACGAGACTATCAACTATCGTGAGGAGGATTTTCCCTCCCGCGTCATGGCGTTGACCGGGGATGTGGGTGTGAATGTTATCGTTGATGTTGCTGCGTGCGAGAACTTCAGCAAGAACCTTGAGGCGGCGGCGGTCAAGGGCCGGGTAGTCATCGTCGGGATGGGAACCGGAAAAGGCCCGATGACGACGGTCAATGTCTCGGGAATGATGGGAAAAAATTTGGCCGTCTATGGAATATCGGCCAGAAACCTCACGCCGGTCATTTCGGAGGTAATCGCGGGTTTGAATAAAATGTGGAAGACGCATAATCTGCGTGTTCCCGTTGACCGTGAGATGCCGTTTGAGCAGGCCAACGAGTGTCATGATGTTTTGCTGAGCGGTAAGTTTTTCGGTAAGTTGGTTTTGACTTTCTAA
- a CDS encoding Ldh family oxidoreductase, whose translation MVESSSLPEGTRRYPHEFARDFIAAAIRATGVSEDHAQLVAEVLISADLRGVRSHGLGRLPILVDTLEHGGLNKNSSYEFHAGSNTTGVLDADSGLGPVASSKAMDHALSMAEAQGTGFVAVRNSSHLGYPGYWAKKASDKGFIGICMTNGGQFVTPTFGIEPALGTNPFSVAIPGGDGGKIFHLDIATSTVARGKIETFLREDKPIPPGWVPESYGPLKLDERGILPFDVPLLPLGGEGVATGGHKGFALSLMVELLCSILSGFDDIPEEKSDNDGTPTFPAAGHFMGAIKIGGFRDPALVYAQMAGILSRMENVKTVPGQDRVYIPGELETMAEEESRRVGIPVTPAVLEQMQKLNVRLGLSFDL comes from the coding sequence ATGGTTGAATCCAGCTCATTGCCCGAGGGCACCCGTCGCTATCCCCATGAATTTGCCCGCGACTTCATCGCCGCCGCTATCCGCGCCACAGGCGTTTCCGAGGATCACGCCCAACTAGTTGCCGAAGTGCTCATCAGCGCCGACCTTCGCGGCGTTCGCAGCCACGGGCTGGGCCGCCTTCCCATTCTTGTTGATACTTTAGAGCATGGGGGCCTGAACAAAAACTCAAGCTATGAATTTCACGCCGGAAGCAACACCACTGGCGTTCTCGACGCCGACAGCGGGCTCGGCCCGGTCGCCTCAAGCAAAGCCATGGATCATGCACTCTCGATGGCCGAGGCGCAGGGAACGGGATTTGTCGCCGTCCGAAACTCAAGCCACCTGGGATATCCCGGCTACTGGGCCAAAAAAGCGTCGGACAAAGGATTTATTGGAATCTGCATGACCAACGGCGGCCAATTTGTAACGCCCACCTTCGGAATTGAGCCTGCCTTGGGAACAAACCCCTTTAGCGTAGCCATTCCCGGTGGAGACGGCGGAAAAATCTTCCATCTCGACATCGCCACCTCGACAGTTGCCAGGGGAAAAATCGAAACCTTCCTCAGAGAGGACAAACCAATTCCACCAGGGTGGGTCCCAGAGTCTTATGGCCCATTAAAACTGGACGAGCGGGGAATACTCCCGTTCGACGTTCCCCTTTTGCCGCTCGGGGGAGAGGGAGTTGCCACAGGTGGGCACAAAGGTTTTGCGCTCTCCCTCATGGTGGAGCTTTTATGCAGCATCCTTTCAGGCTTTGATGATATACCCGAGGAAAAATCCGATAACGATGGGACGCCAACGTTTCCCGCAGCGGGACATTTCATGGGCGCCATCAAGATCGGAGGATTCCGCGATCCCGCCCTCGTTTATGCCCAAATGGCTGGAATTCTAAGCCGCATGGAGAACGTGAAAACGGTTCCCGGCCAGGACCGCGTTTACATCCCCGGCGAGCTGGAAACCATGGCCGAGGAAGAGAGCCGCCGGGTGGGCATTCCCGTGACTCCAGCCGTTCTAGAGCAGATGCAAAAGCTAAACGTGCGCTTAGGGCTTAGCTTCGATTTGTGA
- a CDS encoding VOC family protein, with amino-acid sequence MRITTLDHLALSVGDLDKAEDFYSRILDAKLVHRIGASEADKEMKRMPQVIMRVGDITFNLNAGEPEIPSGHFIHWAFKAEFEDLDTWIETFKNEGIKYYGPFGHGGVGRVSLYFHDHVGYLFELGMKVADWETAKAAVIKRGGAFGSTEATYDPDEWERIDKKYNG; translated from the coding sequence ATGCGAATCACCACTCTCGACCACCTTGCCCTGTCTGTTGGCGATTTAGATAAAGCCGAGGATTTCTATTCACGAATTTTGGACGCCAAGCTAGTCCACCGCATCGGCGCCTCCGAGGCAGACAAAGAAATGAAACGCATGCCCCAGGTAATTATGAGGGTCGGGGACATTACCTTTAACCTCAACGCCGGGGAGCCCGAAATCCCGAGCGGCCACTTCATCCACTGGGCCTTCAAGGCCGAGTTCGAGGATCTCGACACCTGGATTGAGACTTTCAAAAATGAAGGCATCAAATACTACGGCCCCTTCGGGCACGGGGGCGTCGGGCGCGTTTCCCTCTATTTTCACGACCACGTGGGCTATCTGTTCGAGCTTGGAATGAAAGTGGCTGACTGGGAAACCGCCAAGGCCGCAGTGATAAAGCGCGGCGGCGCCTTCGGAAGCACCGAGGCCACCTACGACCCCGACGAGTGGGAGCGCATCGACAAAAAATACAACGGGTGA
- a CDS encoding dienelactone hydrolase family protein: MSYRIEMTEVKGSPMEVFLFEPEGAGPHPGLVLCQHIPGHQGIEQDPFTIKTAERFAENGFAVSIPFLYHWWPKEDAMDAKRDEFNDAQTAPDLLKGFEVLSALDSVDSERIGIVGHCWGGRVSWLGACTNPLYKACAVFYGGGVKEVRGEGNPPAVELTAKIPCPLVGFFGNNDKNPSPEDVNDYEAALKNAGVDYVFHRYDGAGHAFQWEDNADRYGASASDDAWVKVVDFFNEKLK, from the coding sequence ATGTCCTATCGCATAGAAATGACAGAGGTTAAGGGAAGTCCGATGGAGGTTTTTCTGTTCGAGCCCGAAGGGGCCGGGCCGCATCCGGGGCTTGTACTGTGCCAGCACATTCCCGGTCATCAGGGCATTGAGCAGGATCCGTTCACCATCAAGACGGCCGAGCGCTTTGCCGAGAACGGTTTTGCCGTATCGATTCCGTTTCTCTATCACTGGTGGCCCAAGGAGGACGCAATGGACGCCAAACGCGATGAATTCAACGATGCCCAGACGGCCCCCGATCTTCTCAAAGGCTTTGAGGTGCTCTCGGCTCTGGATAGCGTGGACAGCGAGCGCATTGGAATCGTCGGCCACTGCTGGGGCGGGCGCGTGTCCTGGCTGGGTGCCTGCACGAACCCACTTTATAAGGCGTGTGCCGTGTTCTACGGCGGCGGGGTCAAGGAGGTTCGCGGAGAGGGAAATCCCCCGGCAGTCGAGTTGACCGCGAAGATTCCCTGCCCGCTCGTTGGGTTTTTCGGGAACAACGACAAGAACCCCTCACCGGAGGATGTGAACGACTATGAGGCTGCACTAAAAAATGCGGGGGTCGATTATGTATTCCACCGCTACGACGGGGCCGGACACGCCTTCCAGTGGGAAGATAACGCGGACCGCTACGGCGCCTCGGCAAGTGATGATGCCTGGGTGAAAGTGGTGGATTTCTTCAATGAGAAGTTGAAGTAG
- a CDS encoding cupin domain-containing protein: MPFYNPDKIEPTKMPGRNREMIIAGENLLMMRIERHSAAAGGHSHPNEQMIYLLEGRARFRLGDEVREVGPGEAVHVPPNLDHELELLTPTIRYIEVFSPPLDL, translated from the coding sequence ATGCCCTTCTACAATCCCGATAAGATCGAGCCCACAAAAATGCCGGGCAGAAACCGCGAGATGATCATCGCCGGAGAAAACCTCCTGATGATGCGAATAGAGCGCCACAGCGCAGCGGCGGGCGGTCATAGCCACCCGAATGAGCAAATGATCTATCTGCTCGAAGGACGAGCCCGGTTCCGTCTCGGGGACGAGGTGCGCGAGGTAGGCCCAGGCGAGGCCGTCCACGTCCCGCCCAACCTTGACCACGAGCTTGAACTCCTGACCCCCACCATCCGCTACATCGAAGTCTTTAGCCCGCCGCTTGATCTCTAA
- a CDS encoding DinB family protein, with protein sequence MESPVFFMNVLARNALQVQKALVGMTEEDLRMTPNQENVNPAGWLVWHQTRFVDTVFSHIGGKTQAWVEGNWSEKFPGTPPEPEKTGRLDTMAQVMGMTFTSEALTAYLDAALERAKDVASGLTSADFDREIENPVRDGKIKLGDMLAIVTTDFLHHSGQVCLLRGYITGPGWW encoded by the coding sequence ATGGAATCACCAGTATTTTTTATGAACGTTCTGGCCCGCAACGCCCTGCAAGTGCAAAAGGCCCTGGTGGGCATGACCGAAGAAGACCTCCGGATGACCCCGAATCAAGAGAATGTAAACCCCGCTGGCTGGCTCGTTTGGCACCAGACCCGCTTCGTCGACACAGTGTTCTCCCACATCGGCGGGAAGACACAGGCCTGGGTCGAGGGCAACTGGAGCGAGAAGTTCCCCGGCACCCCCCCGGAGCCCGAGAAAACCGGCCGGTTAGACACCATGGCACAGGTGATGGGGATGACTTTTACGAGCGAAGCCCTCACTGCCTATCTCGATGCTGCCCTTGAGAGGGCAAAGGACGTGGCCTCGGGCCTCACCTCTGCCGACTTCGACCGGGAAATAGAGAATCCCGTCCGCGACGGGAAGATCAAGCTCGGCGACATGCTCGCCATCGTAACCACAGACTTCCTTCATCACTCGGGCCAGGTCTGCTTGCTGCGGGGCTACATCACCGGGCCGGGATGGTGGTAG